The segment TCGTGATGAGCAAGGCCAAGGCCGAGGAGCTGGGCCTGGACTGGATCGCCGAGATCGGCGCCCACGGCAATGTGGCCGGCCCGGACAACTCCCTCCAGTCGCAGCCCTCGAACGCGATCGTGCACGCGCTGAAGAAGGAGGGCCTGGAGGTCTCCGACCTGGACCTCATCGAGATCAACGAGGCCTTCGCGGCGGTCGCCGTGCAGTCAATGAAGGACCTCGGCGTGACCCCGGAAAAGGTGAACGTCAACGGCGGCGCCATTGCCCTGGGCCACCCGATCGGCATGTCCGGCGCCCGCGTGGTGCTCCACCTGGCGCTGGAGCTCAAGCGGCGCGGCGGCGGGGTCGGCGCGGCCGCGCTGTGCGGCGGCGGCGGCCAGGGCGACGCCCTCGTGATCCGCGTCCCGAAGGCGTAGGTGCTGCGCTGATGGTGACGGTGGACGTCCCCGCGCTGGTGGCGCAGGCCCGCGAGGGCCGGCCGCGGGCGGTTGCCCGGCTGATCTCGCTGGTCGAGGGGGCGTCCCCGCACCTGCGCGAGGTCATGGCCGCCCTGGCCCCGCTCACGGGCGGCGCGTACGTGGTCGGGCTGACCGGCTCCCCGGGGGTCGGCAAGTCGACCTCGACCTCGGCCCTGGTCACGGCCTACCGCAAGGCCGGCAAGCGGGTCGGCGTGCTCGCGGTGGACCCGTCTTCGCCCTTCTCGGGCGGGGCCCTGCTCGGTGACCGGGTCCGGATGTCGGACCACGCCTCCGACCCGGGGGTCTACATCCGCTCCATGGCCACCCGGGGGCACCTGGGCGGGCTCGCGTGGGCGGCGCCGCAGGCGATCCGCGTCCTGGACGCGGCCGGCTGCGACGTGATCCTGGTCGAGACGGTCGGTGTCGGGCAGTCGGAGGTGGAGATCGCCTCGCAGGCCGACACCTCGGTGGTGCTGCTCGCGCCCGGGATGGGCGACGGGATCCAGGCCGCGAAGGCGGGCATCCTGGAGATCGGCGACGTGTACGTGGTCAACAAGGCCGACCGGGACGGCGCGGACGCGACCGCCCGGGAGCTGAACCACATGCTGGGCCTGGGCGAGGCCCGGGGGCCCGGCGACTGGCGCCCGCCGATCGTCAAGACGGTCGCGGCCCGGGCCCAGGGCATCGACGAGCTGGTCGAACAGCTGGAGAAGCACCGGGCGTGGATGGACGAGCGCGGGGTGCTGGCCGAGCGCCGGACCGCGCGGGCGGCGCGCGAGGTGGAGACCATCGCGATCACCGCCCTGCGGAGCCGGCTGGCCGACCTGCACGGGGACGCGCATCTGGGGGCGCTGGCCGGGAAGGTCGCCGCAGGCGAGCTGGACCCGTACGCGGCGGCCGACGCGCTGCTGGAGAGCCTGACCGAGGGCTGAGCCCTCGGGGGCGGGGCGGGGGGTTCTCTCTCCCCGCCCCGCCCTTCATCCGTGTTCCGGGGCGGTGCCCCGGACCCCGCGCCCCGACCGCCGGCGGCGCTCAGGAACCGTCGCTTCCGTCGTTGTCGTTGCCGTTGCCGTTGCCGTTTTCGTCGTTGTCGTTCGAGTCCGAGTGGGACGGGGTGACCTGGGCCGTCGTGGCGTTCACGTCGACGTTCGCGGTGGTGCCGTCGGTGGCCTTGATCTCGACGTGCCAGTACGGGGCGCGGCCGTTGTCATCGTCGTCGTCCCAGTCGAGCGAACGGACCTGGCCCGGGTGCGCGGCGAGTGCCGCCTTCATGGCCTGGTCGGCGGTGACCTTGGCGGCGATCAGCGCCTTGTACTCGCCGCTGTCCTCGTCGTGGTCCTGGTTGCGCTGGGTGACGGCTCCGCTCGCGGCGTTCACCTCCAGCTCGGCATGGCCCTTGCCGTCCTTGCCGATCACGTTCACGTGCCAGACCGAACCGTCCTGGTCGAGGGACTCGACGTAGCCCGGGTAGTGCTTCAGGGCCGCCGCAGCGGCCCCCTGGGCGTCGACGTCGGCACGGGCGGCGGTGGCGGCGGGAACGGTTCTCGCCGCGTCGGCGGATACCGCTGCCGCGGCCGCCACCGGGCCTCCCGCCACCAGGGCCACGGACACGGCCGCAGAGACATACAGGGTGCGCTTCATGGCTGGACCTCCTAGGGCCGGCCGGAGCGCATGCGGTTGCCCGGCGTTCGGCCGGCGATGAGCTGTACCGCCCATTCTCCGGCCGACCGCCGGGTACGGCGCCTTGAGCGCCGGGTTCAGATCTTGCCGCGGGTGCCGCGCAGGTGTTCCGCGACGGGGGCCAGCGAGGTGCGCAGGGCCTGCAGGGCCTCCGGGGGGAGCAGGTCGATGAAGTGCTCCCGGACGGACGCCACGTGGTGCGGGGCGACCTTGCGCATGGTCTCCATGCCCTCGTCGGTGAGCACGGCGTACAGCCCCCGCCGGTCGGACTCGCAGTTGACCCGCCGCACCAGGCCGGCGGTCTCCATGCGGGTGATCTGGTGGGACAGCCGACTCTTGGACTGCAGGGTGGCGGTGGCCAGGTCGCTCATGCGCATCCGGTGGCCCTCCGACTCCGAGAGGTTCACCAGGATCTCGTAGTCGTTGTTGGTGAGTCCGAAGGGCTGGAGATCCTTTTCCAGCTGGTGCATCAGCAGTCTGCTGACGTCCAGGTGGGTGCGCCAGGCGCACTGTTCGGCTTCGGTGAGCCAGCGGGTGGCCGTCTCGGTCTCCATCGTCTCCATGAATGAACTCTACCTAAGAAGTTGAATTACGTACAAAAATAGGAAGATCTTCTCGGCCCGCGAAGCGTGAGGCGCCTCACAGGCCCAGCCGCCGCTGCAGGTCGCCGAGCTGCCCCGGCATCCGCGGCACCCCCAGCTGCCCCAGCGGACCCTGACCGGCCCCCGGAACGCCCTGCGCGTTCCCCGTGGCCGCGCCGGCGCCCACCGCGCCGACCGACTGCTCCGCCATCAGCATCTCGCTCGACTGCAGCAGCACCGTGCCCGCCCCGACGAACTCGAACTGGTGCTCCTCGCCCGAGGCGCCGCCGAGACCCGTCAGCGCGCGCAGCCCGCCGATCACGCCGGACATGTAGCCGTGGTCGTAGTGGTGGCACGGGGAGGGGCAGTCAGCCCAGCCCACCAGCGCCTGCGGGTCCACGCGCAGCGGCGGCTCCATGAAGACCACCGGACCGTTGGACGCCGCGACGAACTTCCCGGTTCCGATCAGCGTGAGGAAACCCGGCACGATCGACTGCTTCAGCGCGAGGGAGGGCTGGTACGCCAGCAGGTTGCCCGACCGGATGGTCAGGTTGCCGTCGTCCAGGTCGTAGGAGTTCACGTCGAAGGCGCGGTCGGCCAGCAGCATCTTGCCCTGGCCCTCCGCCACCACCCAGTCGCTCGCGTGCAGCGGCGAGTGGAAGCTGGTGCGCAGCAGCCGGTCGAAGCGGCCGTGGCCGATGCCGTTGAACTCGATGCGCCCGTAGTACGAGATCATCTTGCCCTTCTGCAGGAACCACTGGTTCCCCTTGAGCTCCACGCAGAAGGTGTACTTGTTCACGTTGTCGTCGGAGGGCAGCGTGTACGGGTCGAAGACCGTCGGACCGCCCGGCCCGCCGCTCACGGGGCCAAAGTTCACAGCTTCTCCTCCGAGGCCTGTACGTAGACCGCGCCCTGGCCGGACAGTTCCAGCTGGAACGCCTCGCCCGAGCCGCGCCCCACCATGTCCCGCCAGCCGAGCGCGGTGGAGAGCTTGTTCCTGACGTCCCCGTGGTGGGCCACGTACGCCTGCGGGTCGACGTGGACCGGCCGGTTCGGGGTGATGGGGAGCTCGATGACCCCGCCGTGGGCCATCACGGCGACCGCGCCGTGGCCCTTGAGGGTGGTGGTGAACAGGCCCTGCCCCGTCACCTGGCCGCGCACCATGCCCATGACCCCGCCCTGCGAGCCCATGAACATCGTGCCCTGCTGGAGGGTGCCGTCGAAGGCGAGCAGCCGGTCCGCCTCCACGTAGAGGGTGTCGCCCTGGAGGTTGATCACCTGGATGTGGTGGCCGCCGTGGCCGAACATCACCGTGCCGCTGCCCTCCACCTCCATCAGCGGGGTCTGCTCGTTCGCCACCCGGCGCCCGATCATGCCCATGACGCCGCCCTGGCCGCCGGTGATGCTCGGGGTGAAGGACACCTCGCCGCGGTAGGCGAGCATCGCCCCGCGCTGGCTGTACATCTTCTGCCCGGGGACCACCTGGGCCTCGACCATCTTCGAGTTGATCTCGCGGAACGGCATCAGATGTCACCCCCGATCGTGTTGCGCTCGCTGGGCTGCACGTACACCAGGCCCTCGCCCTCGAACCGGATCTGGAACGCCTCGCCGGAGCCCTCGCCGATCAGGGTGCGGAAGGTGATCCCCGACTGGAAGGACTGCTGGAGGTTGCCGGTGTGGGCGATGTACGCGCCCGGGTCCACCGAGAGGGGGTACTGGGCGCTGACGCGCAGCACCACCGCCGGGCCGTCGGACATGATCGCCGCCTGGCCGGAGCCCTCCACGGTCGTCGTGAAGAGCCCGTTGCCGGTGCTCGCGCCGCGCAGGCCGGTGAACGTCGTGCCGGTGCGCAGGGAGGAGTCGGTGCACAGCAGGTTGCTGGACTCGACGTACAGCTTCTCCCCGTGCAGGTTCACCAGGTTGATCTCACTCGCACGGTCCGCGAAATAGCAGGTGCCGTGCCCCTGTACCTCCATCACGGTCATCTGCTCGCCGGTGAGCCGGCGCGTCACCATTCCGCGGAGGCCTTCGCCGCCGCCCGTCATCTTCTTGAAGGCCATCTGCCCGTCGTACGCGACCATGGAGCCGTTCTTCGCTTTCACGGCGTCCCCGGTCAGCTCGACGGCCAGCACCTTGCTGCCTTGGAGTCGGAACTGAGCCACGGGGATGACGGTATCGGCACCGGGCGGCACCGAACAGGGTCCGGAGGCCGATATGCGCCACATTCGCCGGGGTTGGGGCTTCCGGCCCCCCGCCCGAAGATCCCCAGGAGCGGCTGAGACACTGGAACGGCCCCCCCGGTCCCCGGCCCCGAAGGTTCCACGTGGACATCAAGACCGCCTCCGCCCTGCACCGGCTGCGCCTCATCTCCGTCCCGGAGGCGCTGTCGTTCCCGGCCCTGCTGATCTTCGGCTCCCTGCTGAGCCGGATCTCGGACATCGACTACCTGATGATGCCGCTGGGCATCCTGCACGGGATCCTGTTCGTCATCTACGCGGTCTTCCTGCTGGACGTGTGGAACAAGGCGAAGTGGCCGCTGAAGAAGGTCGCCCTCTTCTTCCTGCTGGCGCTGCTGCCGTTCGGCGGGCTCTACGGCGACCGGCTGCTCAAGCGGGACGAGGCCGACAGCGTCGTCGCCGCCCGCGCGCGTGAGGCGGCCCGGGCGTGATCGTCGCGTTCTCGGTGACCCCGCTGGGGGTGGGTGAGGAGGTCGGCGAGTACGTCGCCGACGCGGTGCGCGTGGTGCGCGAGTCCGGGCTGCCGAACCGCACCGACGCCATGTTCACCACCGTGGAAGGTGAGTGGGACGAGGTGATGGACGTCGTCCGGCGTGCCGTGGCCGCAGTGGAGGAGCGCGCCCCGAGGGTCTCCTTCATCTTGAAGGCCGACATCCGCCCTGGCGTCACCGACGGCATCACCTCGAAGGTCGAAACGGTCGAACGCCACCTCGCGCGGGACTGACCCCGCCCCCCGAAGCCGCTTCCGCGAGCGCCCCCCGCCCCTTTCCGGCGGGGGGCGCTCGCGCACGTCCCGGGGTCAGTCCGCCGGGGCGCCCGAGGCCAGGGCTATGGCCAGCGGGGTGCGCTCGTAGCGGACCTGGTGGCCGTGGCGGGCGGAGATCAGCAGGCCCGCCTCCTGAAGCACCTTCAGATGGGCCGAGACCGTGGACGCGGCCAGGCCCAGCCGGTGGGCCAGCGCCGTGGTGGACGCCGGCTCCTCCAGGGCGCACAGCACGTCGGCCCGGGCCCGGCCCAGCAGCCGGGCGAGAGCGGCCGGGGTGTCCTGCCGTACCGGGGTCCACAGGGCGCCGATGCCCCGGGCCGCGTAGACCACGGTCGGCTGCCAGGGCGGTTCGAAGCCGCCCGCGATCTGCGGCCAGACGAAGGCGCTCGGCATCAGCAGCAGCCCCTGGCCGCCCAGGACCCGCGCGTGGTGGGAGGGCCGCTCGATGGTCAGGGTGAGAGAGGCGGAGTCCCAGGAGACGTCCGGGTGGAGCCCGTCGAAGAGGGCCTCCAGCCCGCCGGCGGCGAGCCGGCGGGTGTGGAAGAGGACGTCCGCCTCCAGCAGGGCCCGCAGCCGCGGCCAGTGCGGCTCGACCAGCGCCGTCCAGGCCCGCTCCAAGAGGTCGGCCAGCTCCCGTACGGACCGGGCGGGGTCCGCGAGCAGGTAACGGCCCAGCTCGCTGTCGAGCGCGCCCGGGGTGCAGGCCAGGGAGCGGCGCATGTCCTCGCGCGCCTCGTCCGGGTCCGCCGCGCGGACCAGGGCCAGCTCCTCCGCGAAGGAGACGCCCGGTCCCGCCGGCGGCGGGCTGACGAAGTCCGTGCTGTGCCCGCGCCGGGGCATCAGCAGCCACAGCGGCCGCAGGTCCAGCCCCGCGGCCGCGGCGCGGATCCCGCGCAGCCAGGGCAGGTGGTAGCCCTGCCGGTCGGGGCGCTTGAGGGTGCGCACCGCCTCCTGGGTCTCCCACAGGGGCGACAGCGCGAACCGGCAGCGCAGCAGGTCCTCGTGCCCGAAGTGGTGGAGCAGTCCCATGCCCGGCCGCCTTCCTCGTGTACGCGCCGACGGTGCCGACCGGGGGACTCTGCCGCAACATTCGTCCCCACGCGAATCACTGCACCCCCGGCCCCGGCCCCGGAAGGCTGTGGCGCATGCCGACCGACTCCGAAGTCCCCGCCGGCGGGCCCGCCCCCCGCACCGCCCCCCGCCCCGCCGCGTCCGGCGCCCCGGGTGCCGGGCCCGA is part of the Streptomyces katrae genome and harbors:
- the meaB gene encoding methylmalonyl Co-A mutase-associated GTPase MeaB, producing MVTVDVPALVAQAREGRPRAVARLISLVEGASPHLREVMAALAPLTGGAYVVGLTGSPGVGKSTSTSALVTAYRKAGKRVGVLAVDPSSPFSGGALLGDRVRMSDHASDPGVYIRSMATRGHLGGLAWAAPQAIRVLDAAGCDVILVETVGVGQSEVEIASQADTSVVLLAPGMGDGIQAAKAGILEIGDVYVVNKADRDGADATARELNHMLGLGEARGPGDWRPPIVKTVAARAQGIDELVEQLEKHRAWMDERGVLAERRTARAAREVETIAITALRSRLADLHGDAHLGALAGKVAAGELDPYAAADALLESLTEG
- a CDS encoding DUF3817 domain-containing protein, with the protein product MDIKTASALHRLRLISVPEALSFPALLIFGSLLSRISDIDYLMMPLGILHGILFVIYAVFLLDVWNKAKWPLKKVALFFLLALLPFGGLYGDRLLKRDEADSVVAARAREAARA
- a CDS encoding ArsR/SmtB family transcription factor, which produces MGLLHHFGHEDLLRCRFALSPLWETQEAVRTLKRPDRQGYHLPWLRGIRAAAAGLDLRPLWLLMPRRGHSTDFVSPPPAGPGVSFAEELALVRAADPDEAREDMRRSLACTPGALDSELGRYLLADPARSVRELADLLERAWTALVEPHWPRLRALLEADVLFHTRRLAAGGLEALFDGLHPDVSWDSASLTLTIERPSHHARVLGGQGLLLMPSAFVWPQIAGGFEPPWQPTVVYAARGIGALWTPVRQDTPAALARLLGRARADVLCALEEPASTTALAHRLGLAASTVSAHLKVLQEAGLLISARHGHQVRYERTPLAIALASGAPAD
- a CDS encoding MTH1187 family thiamine-binding protein, whose product is MIVAFSVTPLGVGEEVGEYVADAVRVVRESGLPNRTDAMFTTVEGEWDEVMDVVRRAVAAVEERAPRVSFILKADIRPGVTDGITSKVETVERHLARD
- a CDS encoding AIM24 family protein, whose protein sequence is MPFREINSKMVEAQVVPGQKMYSQRGAMLAYRGEVSFTPSITGGQGGVMGMIGRRVANEQTPLMEVEGSGTVMFGHGGHHIQVINLQGDTLYVEADRLLAFDGTLQQGTMFMGSQGGVMGMVRGQVTGQGLFTTTLKGHGAVAVMAHGGVIELPITPNRPVHVDPQAYVAHHGDVRNKLSTALGWRDMVGRGSGEAFQLELSGQGAVYVQASEEKL
- a CDS encoding AIM24 family protein, whose translation is MSGGPGGPTVFDPYTLPSDDNVNKYTFCVELKGNQWFLQKGKMISYYGRIEFNGIGHGRFDRLLRTSFHSPLHASDWVVAEGQGKMLLADRAFDVNSYDLDDGNLTIRSGNLLAYQPSLALKQSIVPGFLTLIGTGKFVAASNGPVVFMEPPLRVDPQALVGWADCPSPCHHYDHGYMSGVIGGLRALTGLGGASGEEHQFEFVGAGTVLLQSSEMLMAEQSVGAVGAGAATGNAQGVPGAGQGPLGQLGVPRMPGQLGDLQRRLGL
- a CDS encoding AIM24 family protein, yielding MAQFRLQGSKVLAVELTGDAVKAKNGSMVAYDGQMAFKKMTGGGEGLRGMVTRRLTGEQMTVMEVQGHGTCYFADRASEINLVNLHGEKLYVESSNLLCTDSSLRTGTTFTGLRGASTGNGLFTTTVEGSGQAAIMSDGPAVVLRVSAQYPLSVDPGAYIAHTGNLQQSFQSGITFRTLIGEGSGEAFQIRFEGEGLVYVQPSERNTIGGDI
- a CDS encoding MarR family winged helix-turn-helix transcriptional regulator translates to METETATRWLTEAEQCAWRTHLDVSRLLMHQLEKDLQPFGLTNNDYEILVNLSESEGHRMRMSDLATATLQSKSRLSHQITRMETAGLVRRVNCESDRRGLYAVLTDEGMETMRKVAPHHVASVREHFIDLLPPEALQALRTSLAPVAEHLRGTRGKI
- a CDS encoding PepSY domain-containing protein: MKRTLYVSAAVSVALVAGGPVAAAAAVSADAARTVPAATAARADVDAQGAAAAALKHYPGYVESLDQDGSVWHVNVIGKDGKGHAELEVNAASGAVTQRNQDHDEDSGEYKALIAAKVTADQAMKAALAAHPGQVRSLDWDDDDDNGRAPYWHVEIKATDGTTANVDVNATTAQVTPSHSDSNDNDENGNGNGNDNDGSDGS